A segment of the Dehalococcoidia bacterium genome:
GAAGCCCATGGACTTCGGCTTCATGAACGCGGCGCTCCGCAGCGAGCGCTTCCCGCCCCAGGACATGTGGCTGTCCGGCTTCTCCATCAGCTACTACTACTTCGGCTACGTCATCATGGCGATGGTGACGCGGCTGACGGATGTGCCTTCCGCGGAGGGCTACAACCTCGCGCTGGCGCTCATACCGGCGCTGGTGGCCAGTGGGACGTGCGGCATCGTGTTCAGCCTGGTGCGCGGGAGCGGCGGCAGCCGGCGTCGCGCGATAGCCTTCGGCGCGCTGGGCGTCGTCCTTTTCATATTCATCAGCAACCTGGCCGGGGCGCTGGAGTTTGTGCGCGCTCGCGGTCTGGGCGCCGTGGAGTTCTGGCGCTGGATCGGCATCAAGGGGCTTGAGGTCCCCGCTGCAACCCCTTTGTGGGCGCCGCGCGACTTCTGGTGGTGGTGGCGCTCCACGCGGCTGATAGACACCGTGGCGAACGGCCAGAGCCTGGACTACACCATCACCGAGTTCCCGTCCTTCAGCTTCCTGCTCGGCGACATGCACCCGCACGTGATGGCGTTGCCCTTCGGGCTGCTCGTGGTGGGCCTTGCGCTGAATCTGCTGCGAGGTGGCATTGGACCCCGATGCATCGGGGCGGGCGAGGCGACGCTCAGTGTGGACGGGCTGGCGCGGCGGCCCTTCGTGCTGCTGGCGATGTGCCTGGCGATCGGCGCGATGGGCTTTCTGAATAGCTGGGACATGCCGGCTTACGGCGCCGTCTTCGCGATAGCCGCCCTGCTGCACGGCCACCTGCTCCGCGATACGCCGGGTGTGGCGCTGCCACGCATCATCGGGGGCGTGGCGCTGGTCTTTCTGGGGGCCATCGTCCTGTACCTGCCGTTCTATCTGCACTTCAGCAGCCAGGCGTCCGGCATTCTTCCTGTGCGCGGCCCGGGCACCCGGCTCCTGCATTACATGCTGTTCTGGGGCGTCCTTCTGTTCTTGGGCGCGAGCCTGCTTGCCCGACGCGCGTGGGAGGCGTGGCGCGAGAGGCCGGCCCCGTGGCGCGAGCTGCGGCTTTACCTGCTGGCCGCCTTCGGTCTCTTTCTCGTGTGGATTCCCGTGGAGTTCGTGCTGTCCGTGCTGGACAGCCGCACCAACTCGGGGATATGGGGCGCCATCCTCTCGCGTTTTATCAACGTCCTGCCCATGTCGCTGCTCGTGGCGGCGGGCATCTTCGCCCTCGTGCCCCGCACGGCGGGGCGGCGGGAGCGGCGCGACGACCTCTTTGCGCTGACGCTGGTCACTCTGGGTTTCGGCCTGACGCTTGTCCCGGAGCTGTTCTTCCTGAAGGACTTCTTCGGGTCGCGCATGAACACCATGTTCAAGGTGTACTATCAGGCCTGGGCGCTGCTGGCCGTCGGGTCGGCGTACGCGCTCCACACGCTGACCGGGCCGCATGGCTTCCGCGGGCCCGCAACGAAATACGTGTGGACGGGCGCCGGC
Coding sequences within it:
- a CDS encoding DUF2298 domain-containing protein, translating into MTSLAVWWLTALLLGLAAFPLAFALFARLHDRGYGLSKALSLLLVGYAVWLMGYSGVPMLRLTIVLMVGVLVMAGGYAAYRQRRELRAFLTAEWPSLLAMEGVFLLTFALWGAVRFYDPHISGTEKPMDFGFMNAALRSERFPPQDMWLSGFSISYYYFGYVIMAMVTRLTDVPSAEGYNLALALIPALVASGTCGIVFSLVRGSGGSRRRAIAFGALGVVLFIFISNLAGALEFVRARGLGAVEFWRWIGIKGLEVPAATPLWAPRDFWWWWRSTRLIDTVANGQSLDYTITEFPSFSFLLGDMHPHVMALPFGLLVVGLALNLLRGGIGPRCIGAGEATLSVDGLARRPFVLLAMCLAIGAMGFLNSWDMPAYGAVFAIAALLHGHLLRDTPGVALPRIIGGVALVFLGAIVLYLPFYLHFSSQASGILPVRGPGTRLLHYMLFWGVLLFLGASLLARRAWEAWRERPAPWRELRLYLLAAFGLFLVWIPVEFVLSVLDSRTNSGIWGAILSRFINVLPMSLLVAAGIFALVPRTAGRRERRDDLFALTLVTLGFGLTLVPELFFLKDFFGSRMNTMFKVYYQAWALLAVGSAYALHTLTGPHGFRGPATKYVWTGAGILLLAASLYYPATAIPDKTRSFSGAPTLDGIAFVRDRQPAEYEAIAWLQRNVQGTPVILEAVGDDYTEFGRISGRTGLPTLLAWPGHELQWRGSAAPQTGRREAVDEIYKTQDPARARELLAQYNVQYVYVGAPERRVYGETGLAKFDTFMDRAWEKDEVVIYRARGR